One Cicer arietinum cultivar CDC Frontier isolate Library 1 chromosome 8, Cicar.CDCFrontier_v2.0, whole genome shotgun sequence DNA segment encodes these proteins:
- the LOC101505631 gene encoding probable beta-D-xylosidase 6 — protein sequence MLNEQRSILLFTLFSIHLLQSTTSNPIPSYPCKPPHHSHYSFCDKSLPITTRVNSLISLLTLSDKIQQLSNNASSIPNLGIPPYQWWSESLHGIATNGPGVSFNGTVKSATDFPQVIVSAASFNRSLWFLIGSAVGVEGRSMFNLGQAGLTYWAPNVNIFRDPRWGRGQETPGEDPMLASAYAIQFVRGLQGVQGIKTVFHDHHDHYHDHDDDGLMVSACCKHFTAYDLEKWGEFARYNFNAVVSQQDLEDTYQPPFRGCVQQGKASCLMCSYNEVNGVPACASEDLLGLVRNQWGFEGYITSDCDAVATVFEYQHYAKSPEDTVADVLKAGVDINCGTSLLLHTEAAIEQGMVKEEDLDRALFNLFSVQMRLGLFDGDPRRGKFGKLGPQDVCTTEHKTLALEAARQGIVLLKNDNKFLPLDRNDGASLAIIGPMATTSKLGGGYSGIPCSPKSLYDGLKGYAKTISYAFGCRDVPCDSDDGFAEAIDIAKEADFVVVVAGLDTTLETEDLDRVSLLLPGKQMDLVSHVAAASKRPVILVLTGGGPLDVSFAETNQLIASILWVGYPGEAGGKALAEIIFGEFNPAGRLPMTWYPESFTNVPMNDMRMRADPSRGYPGRTYRFYTGSRVYGFGHGLSYSDFSYKFLSAPSKLSLSRITKGGYRKSLLNKVEKDMSEVDHVHVDELRNCNSLSFLVHISVMNLGDLNGSHVVMLFSKWPKVIQGSPETQLVGFSRLHTISNKSIETSILVDPCEHFSFADEQGKMILPLGHHVLNVGDVEHTVSIEIY from the exons ATGTTGAATGAACAAAGATCAATCTTGTTATTCACACTCTTCTCAATTCATCTCCTTCAATCAACAACCTCAAATCCAATCCCCTCATACCCATGCAAACCACCACACCACTCTCACTACTCATTCTGCGACAAATCCCTTCCTATTACTACAAGAGTAAACTCCCTCATCTCCCTCCTAACGCTCTCCGACAAAATTCAACAGCTATCGAACAACGCTTCCTCGATTCCGAATCTCGGCATCCCTCCTTACCAATGGTGGTCTGAGTCTCTGCACGGTATAGCAACTAACGGTCCCGGCGTTTCTTTTAACGGAACCGTTAAATCCGCAACTGATTTTCCTCAAGTTATTGTTTCCGCTGCTTCGTTTAACCGTTCGCTTTGGTTTCTTATTGGATCTGCTGTGGGTGTTGAAGGTAGGTCCATGTTTAATTTGGGCCAGGCTGGGTTGACTTATTGGGCCCccaatgttaatatttttaggGATCCTAGATGGGGGAGAGGACAGGAAACTCCTGGTGAGGATCCTATGCTTGCTTCTGCTTATGCTATTCAGTTCGTTAGAGGTCTTCAAGGTGTTCAAGGAATCAAAACTGTGTTCCATGATCATCATGATCATTATCATGATCATGATGATGATGGTCTTATGGTTTCTGCTTGTTGCAAACATTTCACTGCTTATGATTTGGAGAAATGGGGAGAGTTTGCTAGGTATAATTTTAATGCTGtg GTATCACAACAGGATTTGGAAGACACTTACCAGCCACCGTTTCGTGGTTGTGTTCAACAAGGGAAAGCGAGTTGCTTGATGTGTTCTTATAATGAAGTTAATGGTGTTCCTGCTTGTGCTAGTGAGGATCTTCTGGGACTGGTTAGAAACCAGTGGGGATTTGAAGG GTATATCACCTCAGACTGTGATGCTGTGGCTACTGTTTTTGAGTATCAGCATTATGCAAAATCTCCAGAAGATACAGTTGCTGATGTTCTTAAAGCAG GTGTGGATATTAATTGTGGAACATCCTTGCTTCTGCACACTGAAGCTGCCATTGAACAAGGAATGGTGAAGGAGGAAGATTTGGATAGAGCTCTTTTCAACCTTTTCTCTGTTCAAATGCGCCTTGGCCTGTTCGATGGAGATCCCAGAAGAGGAAAGTTTGGCAAACTGGGACCTCAGGATGTTTGCACAACGGAACACAAAACACTTGCACTTGAAGCTGCAAGGCAGGGAATTGTACTGCTGAAGAATGACAACAAGTTCCTTCCCTTGGATAGGAATGATGGTGCCTCCTTAGCTATCATTGGCCCAATGGCAACTACAAGCAAATTAGGTGGTGGTTATTCAG GAATTCCTTGCTCCCCAAAAAGCTTATATGATGGACTTAAAGGATATGCAAAGACGATATCATACGCTTTTGGTTGCCGTGATGTACCATGTGATTCTGATGACGGTTTTGCTGAGGCTATAGACATTGCAAAAGAAGcagattttgttgttgtagttgCAGGGCTTGATACAACACTAGAGACAGAGGATCTCGATCGAGTTAGTCTTCTTTTACCTGGTAAACAAATGGACCTTGTATCCCATGTTGCTGCTGCTAGTAAAAGACCAGTGATTTTAGTTCTTACTGGTGGAGGACCCCTTGATGTCTCCTTCGCTGAAACAAATCAACTAATCGCAAGTATTCTTTGGGTGGGGTACCCTGGTGAAGCTGGTGGAAAAGCACTAGCTGAAATTATCTTTGGAGAGTTCAATCCAG CTGGTAGGCTTCCGATGACTTGGTACCCTGAGTCATTTACCAATGTTCCCATGAACGACATGAGAATGCGAGCCGATCCTTCGCGCGGTTATCCAGGAAGGACCTACCGATTTTATACTGGAAGTAGAGTATATGGATTCGGGCACGGCTTAAGTTACAGTGATTTCTCATACAAATTTTTGTCAGCTCCAAGTAAACTTAGTTTGTCTAGAATCACCAAAGGTGGTTATAGAAAAAGCTTATTAAACAAGGTAGAAAAAGATATGTCTGAAGTTGATCATGTTCATGTCGATGAGTTGCGAAATTGCAACTCATTAAGCTTCCTAGTGCATATTTCTGTGATGAACCTTGGTGATTTGAATGGAAGTCATGTGGTGATGTTGTTCTCTAAATGGCCTAAAGTTATACAAGGTTCTCCAGAAACCCAGCTTGTTGGATTCAGTCGTTTGCATACAATTTCTAACAAATCTATTGAAACAAGTATTTTGGTGGATCCTTGTGAACACTTCAGTTTTGCAGATGAGCAAGGAAAAATGATATTGCCCTTGGGCCATCATGTTTTGAACGTAGGGGATGTAGAGCACACTGTTTCTATTGAAATTTATTGA